One genomic segment of Canis lupus baileyi chromosome 9, mCanLup2.hap1, whole genome shotgun sequence includes these proteins:
- the SAMD15 gene encoding sterile alpha motif domain-containing protein 15 isoform X2 — protein MAQVPESGSLEGDLENGARERPAPLAMAQDAEADATAQGGPELPVETDREPQPQVEEEDLKVGAPENAHLPLKPAGSSNGETPKESEGGFPSETDLESPQEAESETVREIVGELFKDLEALTDDEEPDLEPRKDAKLDVAEDVLKKSAKETDPQLPEETESEVPGASISETRLELLEETEPEVLEDSLTEQYEETGLEPPEPTKPEFPNEKPRKLIEEADLQPPEMTTLKSPKEAQRKSPEEKRTEPLEETKSEFLEEKSRKSIEEIGLGPSGKTKPEVQVETLKESTVEKVLEPLEETKPSEQKDKQRKSTEETGLAPPQMSKSEETAGESTEEKGLEPKFPKIEPRKSSEETDQMPPQKTKPETQKKTQAEKDLELPDKPKLPLRIESCTEVSKEDMPKPVRFNHSVDKDEPLSEHSDYQTRKFSVSEIRKARRETMFGSLTISEAGSTNTDYELSKGFSELFELTDTGSELYSYLTDSQSDLRDSFSEKVVDLEKQLHKDQETQPKESMQPQFDYLKWSPEKVAEWISELGFPQYKECFTTNFICGRKLIHVNCSNLPQMGITDFEDMKILFIYS, from the exons ATGGCTCAAGTCCCGGAGTCGGGCTCGTTGGAAGGAGACCTGGAGAACGGGGCACGGGAACGGCCTGCTCCTCTGGCAATGGCTCAAGATGCCGAAGCCGACGCCACGGCACAGGGAGGCCCCGAGCTGCCTGTAGAGACTGACCGGGAACCCCAGCcacaggtggaggaagaggacCTCAAAGTGGGGGCGCCAGAGAACGCACACCTACCCCTAAAACCAGCCGGCTCGTCCAACGGGGAGACGCCCAAAGAGTCGGAGGGAGGCTTTCCTAGCGAGACTGATCTAGAGAGTCCCCAGGAGGCAGAGTCAGAGACGGTCAGAGAGATCGTAGGAGAGCTTTTCAAGGATTTGGAGGCTCTTACGGATGATGAGGAGCCAGATTTAGAGCCACGGAAGGACGCCAAACTAGATGTTGCAGAGGATGTGCTCAAAAAGTCAGCTAAGGAAACGGATCCGCAGCTACCAGAGGAGACCGAGTCTGAAGTTCCAGGGGCCTCAATCAGTGAGACAAGATTAGAGCTACTAGAAGAGACCGAACCAGAAGTTCTGGAGGATTCACTTACAGAGCAATATGAAGAAACAGGTCTAGAACCTCCGGAGCCAACCAAACCTGAATTTCCGAACGAGAAACCAAGAAAATTGATTGAAGAGGCAGATCTACAGCCGCCAGAGATGACCACACTGAAGAGTCcaaaggaagcccaaagaaagtCGCCTGAGGAGAAAAGGACAGAGCCTCTTGAAGAGACCAAATCAgaatttcttgaagaaaaatcaagaaaatcaatTGAGGAAATAGGTCTAGGGCCATCAGGAAAGACCAAACCAGAAGTTCAGGTGGAGACACTGAAAGAATCAACTGTGGAGAAAGTTTTAGAACCACTAGAGGAAACTAAACCATCAGAGCAAAAAGATAAGCAAAGAAAATCAACGGAGGAGACGGGACTAGCACCACCACAGATGTCCAAATCAGAGGAGACTGCAGGAGAGTCAACAGAGGAGAAAGGTCTAGAGCCAAAGTTTCCAAAGATAGAACCAAGAAAATCAAGTGAGGAAACAGATCAAATGCCACCACAGAAGACCAAACCAGAGACTCAAAagaagacacaagcagagaaagATTTAGAGTTACCAGATAAACCAAAACTACCGCTAAGAATAGAGTCATGTACAGAAGTTTCCAAGGAAGATATGCCAAAACCAGTCAGATTTAACCATTCTGTAGACAAGGATGAGCCCTTGTCAGAACACTCTGACTATCAAACAAGAAAGTTCTCAGTAAGTGAAATCAGGAAAGCTAGAAGAGAAACTATGTTCGGGTCGCTCACAATAAGTGAAGCAGGCTCAACAAATACAGATTATGAGCTTTCTAAAGGTTTTAGCGAACTGTTTGAGCTTACTGATACCGGTAGTGAGTTATACTCTTACCTCACAGACTCTCAGAGCGATTTAAGAGATTCTTTTAGTGAAAAAGTTGTAGACTTGGAGAAACAGCTACACAAAGATCAAGAAACCCAGCCAAAAGAAAGCATGCAGCCACAATTTGACTATCTTAAATGGAGCCCAGAGAAAGTTGCAGAGTGGATTAGTGAGCTAGGCTTCCCTCAATACAAG GAGTGTTTTACTACAAACTTCATCTGTGGCCGAAAGCTCATTCATGTAAACTGCTCAAACCTCCCTCAGATGGGGATAACAGATTTTGAGGACATGAAG attttatttatttattcatga